Proteins encoded by one window of Corythoichthys intestinalis isolate RoL2023-P3 chromosome 20, ASM3026506v1, whole genome shotgun sequence:
- the LOC130908474 gene encoding glycogenin-1-like — protein MADQAFVTLATNDNYAMGAMVLGQSLRRHKTSKKLAALIGPHVSEPCQSVLRRIFDEVRLVDLLDSKDAAHLALMQRPDLGVTFTKLHCWTLTHYSKCVFMDADTLVLSNIDELFDREELSAAPDPGWPDCFNSGVFVFRPSVETYDKLLQYCTEHGSFDGGDQGVLNGFFSNWATADISKHLPFIYNLSSIAIYTYLPAFKRYGSNAKVVHFLGKTKPWSQGLDAKTKEQSSGSTHPSFLLDWWAVYSTSVVPMLKEQYGDQAFHSECVEQAAEGLASAAAALHLSPPPLQPQPSSEERKQKWEQGQADYMGTDSFDNIKRKLDTFLK, from the exons ATGGCAG ACCAGGCTTTTGTGACATTAGCTACCAATGACAACTATGCAATGGGAGCCATGGTTCTGGGCCAGTCCCTGCGCAGACACAAAACCTCCAAAAAGTTGGCAGCCCTCATTGGGCCACATGTGTCAGAACCCTGCCA GTCCGTGCTGAGGAGGATCTTCGATGAAGTTCGGCTGGTCGACTTGTTGGACAGCAAAGATGCGGCCCATCTGGCCTTGATGCAGAGGCCCGATTTGGGTGTCACCTTTACCAAACTCCACTGCTGGACACTCACGCATTATTCAAAGTGTGTCTTCATGGACGCAGACACTCTG GTGCTTTCGAATATAGATGAGCTCTTTGACAGAGAAGAACTGTCAGCTGCCCCCGATCCTGGCTGGCCAGACTGCTTCAACTCTGGTGTGTTTGTTTTTCGCCCGTCTGTGGAGACTTATGACAAACTGCTTCAGTACTGCACGGAACACGGCAGCTTTGACG GGGGAGACCAGGGAGTTCTTAACGGCTTTTTCAGCAATTGGGCCACAGCTGACATTTCCAAACACCTCCCGTTCATCTACAACCTCAGCAGCATCGCAATTTATACGTATCTACCGGCATTCAAGCG CTATGGCAGCAACGCCAAGGTGGTCCACTTCCTGGGGAAGACCAAACCTTGGAGCCAAGGATTGGACGCAAAAACAAAAGAGCAGTCCTCCGGGAGCACGCACCCCTCCTTCCTCCTAGACTGGTGGGCTGTGTACTCCACAAGCGTGGTGCCTATGCTAAAAGAGCAATACGGAGACCAGGCCTTCCACTCAGAATGTGTCGAGCAG GCCGCGGAGGGCCTTGCATCTGCAGCCGCTGCACTCCACCTGTCACCTCCACCGCTGCAACCGCAGCCGTCTTCTGAAGAGCGCAAGCAGAAATGGGAGCAAGGCCAGGCGGACTATATGGGGACAGATTCCTTTGACAATATCAAGAGGAAGCTTGATACTTTCCTTAAATGA
- the bdh1 gene encoding D-beta-hydroxybutyrate dehydrogenase, mitochondrial: MCAFLVSEACHRTQRRHSVKMAPLPALRVWLLVSFSAFVTVSLGFGLPALLNAATGLLGGPETSVSECVVLSYLLFVLYVAMPRLPRGLVEATGKAVVITACDSGFGLALAEHLHKLGFTVFAGCLLKDKGGEGAKVLEELQSERMKVFQLDVCSDQQVNRAAQFIRDNLETSQRGLWALVNNADMSTFGGVEFTSMDAYKEVSEVNLWGTIRVTKALLPHIRQAKGRVVNISSSYGRMGNIAQSPVCVSKYGVEAFSDCLRYEMKSWGVKVSVVEPGNFGAATGILSRDIVAQMADKLWAEAPPDVREDYGKARFEQTVAPIRSQRNSGQKDLSPVLNDITDAVTSKCPYTRYNPMEPHWWIRVQLMTHLPAALSDLFYF, from the exons ATGTGTGCTTTTCTTG TCTCGGAGGCGTGTCACAGAACGCAAAGGAGGCATTCGGTTAAGATGGCGCCGTTGCCTGCGCTCCGAGTGTGGCTTCTCGTCTCCTTCTCCGCGTTCGTCACCGTGTCCCTGGGCTTCGGACTGCCGGCGCTCCTGAATGCCGCCACGGGGCTCCTGGGAGGGCCTGAAACGAGTGTGAGCGAGTGCGTGGTGCTGTCCTATTTGCTCTTCGTTCTGTACGTCGCGATGCCTAGGCTCCCCAGAGGACTCGTGGAG GCCACAGGCAAAGCGGTTGTCATTACAGCTTGTGATAGCGGCTTTGGTCTGGCTCTAGCCGAGCACCTGCACAAACTTGGTTTCACAGTCTTTGCAGGATGCCTGCTTAAG GATAAAGGCGGAGAAGGAGCAAAGGTCCTGGAGGAGCTCCAATCAGAGCGGATGAAGGTGTTCCAGTTGGACGTGTGCAGTGACCAGCAGGTGAACCGTGCCGCCCAGTTCATCAGAGACAACCTGGAGACCTCCCAGCGAG GTCTGTGGGCGTTGGTCAACAATGCAGACATGTCCACATTTGGAGGAGTAGAGTTCACCTCCATGGACGCATATAAAGAAGTTTCTGAGGTCAACCTGTGGGGAACCATCCGGGTCACCAAAGCGCTTCTGCCACACATTCGCCAGGCCAAAG GCCGCGTGGTCAACATTTCAAGCTCTTATGGCCGGATGGGGAATATCGCTCAGTCGCCTGTCTGCGTGTCCAAGTACGGCGTGGAAGCGTTCTCTGACTGCCTTCGCTACGAAATGAAGTCCTGGGGTGTCAAGGTGTCAGTCGTTGAGCCAGGGAACTTCGGGGCTGCCACGGGCATCCTGAGCCGTGACATCGTAGCCCAAATGGCCGACAAACTGTGGGCTGAGGCCCCGCCGGACGTCAGGGAGGATTATGGGAAAGCCCGTTTCGAGCAAACGGTAGCACCTATCCGCTCGCAGCGCAACAGTGGACAAAAGGACTTGAGTCCCGTGCTGAACGACATCACAGACGCCGTCACGTCTAAATGTCCATACACCAGATATAATCCAATGGAACCGCATTGGTGGATCCGAGTGCAATTGATGACGCACCTTCCTGCCGCACTGTCTGACTTGTTTTACTTCTAA